A genome region from Synchiropus splendidus isolate RoL2022-P1 chromosome 5, RoL_Sspl_1.0, whole genome shotgun sequence includes the following:
- the gnpnat1 gene encoding glucosamine 6-phosphate N-acetyltransferase yields the protein MLLDDTPLFDPALLHELDWSKNTVDFSPHISPTRPGDGLVLRPLCTADYNRGFFKVLSQLTQTGDVTVEQFYKKYEHMKECGDYFVVVVEDVNMGEIVATATLITEHKFIHSCAKRGRVEEVVVIDQCRGKQLGKLLVSTLTLLSDKLDCYKITLDCSPKNVAFYQKFGYSASGETNMQRRFHD from the exons ATGCTGCTGGACGACACGCCGCTTTTCGATCCGGCTCTTCTGCATGAGTTGGACTGGAGTAAGAACACGGTGGACTTCTCGCCTCACATCTCGCCCACGAGGCCCGGCGACGGCCTGGTGCTGAGGCCGCTGTGCACCGCGGACTACAACAGAG GGTTCTTCAAGGTTCTCTCCCAGCTGACGCAGACGGGCGACGTCACAGTTGAGCAGTTTTACA AAAAATACGAGCACATGAAGGAATGTGGGGATTAttttgtggtggtggtggaggacgTAAACATGGGGGAAATTGTTGCCACGGCGACGCTGATCACCGAGCACAAATTCATTCACTCTTGTGCAAAG AGGGGAcgagtggaggaggtggtggtcattGACCAGTGCAGAGGGAAACAGCTGGGGAAACT GTTGGTCTCCACCCTCACCCTCCTCAGTGACAAACTCGACTGCTATAAAATCACGCTGGATTGCTCCCCCAAAAATGTGGCCTTCTACCAGAAGTTTGGCTACTCTGCTTCAGGGGAGACCAACATGCAGCGTCGCTTCCATGACTGA